Proteins encoded together in one Xyrauchen texanus isolate HMW12.3.18 chromosome 50, RBS_HiC_50CHRs, whole genome shotgun sequence window:
- the LOC127640876 gene encoding uncharacterized protein LOC127640876 isoform X1, whose product MILRSSFLCLWLACGVFGVDTGEMKIVSVMEGDSVTLHTNLTEILGNDQIVWAFSVKSSDTRVAEIYKQDIEIYDSNKTFGDRLQLDRQTGSLTIRNIQITNSGLYKLTVFSKRGIAYRSFSVTVYARLPIPVIIRDSSQCSSSSECVLVCSVVNVTHVTLSWYKGNSLLSSISVSDLNSSLSLPLEVEYQENNIYSCVVSNSFTNLTKHLNITEVCQTCPERHSLGIFVALVILIVAAAVGGIHFYRKKKPRPLGVLGVDEEEERDRVSVMEGESLQLPSDVTQIKRKDHIIWWFANQNTLNNKILLAEINAAVVNQIHHDEPFRDRLQLDYKTGSLLIKNISIKNSGVYLLQIVCPVSKVKSTEYHVTVYARLPIPVIIRDSSQCSSSSKCVLVCSVVNVTHVTLSWYKGNSLLSSISVSDLNSSLSLPLEVEYQENNIYSCVVSNSFTNLTKHLNITEVCQPCENPRPLLYLLALIPAVLAAIGGICLYLIYGKQRKVGSCCRTSTSSSLSSIVSSLP is encoded by the exons ATGATTCTTAGATCGAGTTTCTTGTGCCTTTGGCTCGCAtgtg gtgtgtttggtgttgatACAGGTGAAATGAAGAtagtgtcagtgatggagggagattctgtcactttacACACTAATCTTACTGAAATACTGGGAAACGATCAGATAGTGTGGGCATTCAGTGTTAAAAGTTCAGACACTCGTGTAGCTGAAATCTATAAGCAGGACATTGAAATATATGATAGTAATAAGACATTTGGAGACAGACTGCAGCTGGACAGacagactggatctctcaccatcagAAACATCCAAATCACAAACTCTGGACTTTATAAACTAACAGTCTTCAGCAAAAGAGGGATCGCATACAGAAGTTTCAGTGTTACTGTCTATG CTCGTCTGCCGATTCCCGTCATCATCAGAGACTCTTCTCAATGTTCTTCAAGCTCtgaatgtgtgttggtgtgttcagtggtgaatgtgacacacgtgactctctcctggtacaaaggaaacagtttattgtcctccatcagtgtgtctgatctcaacagcagtctctctctacctctggagGTGGAATATCAGGAGAACAACATCTACAGTTGTGTAGTGTCCAATTCATTCACCAACCTGACCAAACATCTCAACATTACTGAAGTCTGTCAGACGTGTCCAG AACGCCATTCACTGGGGATATTTGTTGCTCTAGTGATACTGATCGTAGCTGCAGCTGTAGGTGGGATTCACTTTTACCGCAAGAAAAAACCAAGACCGCTGG GTGTGTTGGGTGTtgatgaagaagaagaaaggGACAgagtgtcagtgatggagggagagtCTCTTCAACTACCCTCTGATGTTACTCAAATAAAGAGAAAAGATCACATAATATGGTGGTTTGCAAACCAAAACACTCTGAACAACAAGATCCTACTGGCTGAAATAAATGCTGCTGTTGTTAATCAAATTCATCATGATGAGCCATTTCGAGACAGATTGCAGTTGGATTACAAGACTGGATCTCTTCTAATCAAGAACATCAGCATCAAAAACTCTGGAGTTTATCTACTACAGATTGTCTGTCCCGTCAGCAAAGTGAAGTCAACAGAATATCATGTCACTGTTTATG ctcGTCTCCCCATTCCCGTCATCATCAGAGACTCTTCTCAATGTTCTTCAAgctctaaatgtgtgttggtgtgttcagtggtgaatgtgacacacgtgactctctcctggtacaaaggaaacagtttattgtcctccatcagtgtgtctgatctcaacagcagtctctctctacctctggagGTGGAATATCAGGAGAACAACATCTACAGTTGTGTAGTGTCCAATTCATTCACCAACCTGACCAAACATCTCAACATTACTGAAGTCTGTCAGCCGTGTGAAA ATCCAAGACCACTTTTATATCTTTTAGCACTGATCCCAGCTGTTCTGGCAGCCATAGGTGGGATATGTTTATACCTGATTTATGGAAAGCAAAGAAAAGTGG GAAGCTGTTGCAGAACATCAACCAGTAGTTCACTGTCTAGTATAGTGTCTTCGTTACCTTAG
- the LOC127640876 gene encoding uncharacterized protein LOC127640876 isoform X2 — protein MTVGLFHLGVFGVDTGEMKIVSVMEGDSVTLHTNLTEILGNDQIVWAFSVKSSDTRVAEIYKQDIEIYDSNKTFGDRLQLDRQTGSLTIRNIQITNSGLYKLTVFSKRGIAYRSFSVTVYARLPIPVIIRDSSQCSSSSECVLVCSVVNVTHVTLSWYKGNSLLSSISVSDLNSSLSLPLEVEYQENNIYSCVVSNSFTNLTKHLNITEVCQTCPERHSLGIFVALVILIVAAAVGGIHFYRKKKPRPLGVLGVDEEEERDRVSVMEGESLQLPSDVTQIKRKDHIIWWFANQNTLNNKILLAEINAAVVNQIHHDEPFRDRLQLDYKTGSLLIKNISIKNSGVYLLQIVCPVSKVKSTEYHVTVYARLPIPVIIRDSSQCSSSSKCVLVCSVVNVTHVTLSWYKGNSLLSSISVSDLNSSLSLPLEVEYQENNIYSCVVSNSFTNLTKHLNITEVCQPCENPRPLLYLLALIPAVLAAIGGICLYLIYGKQRKVGSCCRTSTSSSLSSIVSSLP, from the exons ATGACAGTTGGCTTATTTcacttgg gtgtgtttggtgttgatACAGGTGAAATGAAGAtagtgtcagtgatggagggagattctgtcactttacACACTAATCTTACTGAAATACTGGGAAACGATCAGATAGTGTGGGCATTCAGTGTTAAAAGTTCAGACACTCGTGTAGCTGAAATCTATAAGCAGGACATTGAAATATATGATAGTAATAAGACATTTGGAGACAGACTGCAGCTGGACAGacagactggatctctcaccatcagAAACATCCAAATCACAAACTCTGGACTTTATAAACTAACAGTCTTCAGCAAAAGAGGGATCGCATACAGAAGTTTCAGTGTTACTGTCTATG CTCGTCTGCCGATTCCCGTCATCATCAGAGACTCTTCTCAATGTTCTTCAAGCTCtgaatgtgtgttggtgtgttcagtggtgaatgtgacacacgtgactctctcctggtacaaaggaaacagtttattgtcctccatcagtgtgtctgatctcaacagcagtctctctctacctctggagGTGGAATATCAGGAGAACAACATCTACAGTTGTGTAGTGTCCAATTCATTCACCAACCTGACCAAACATCTCAACATTACTGAAGTCTGTCAGACGTGTCCAG AACGCCATTCACTGGGGATATTTGTTGCTCTAGTGATACTGATCGTAGCTGCAGCTGTAGGTGGGATTCACTTTTACCGCAAGAAAAAACCAAGACCGCTGG GTGTGTTGGGTGTtgatgaagaagaagaaaggGACAgagtgtcagtgatggagggagagtCTCTTCAACTACCCTCTGATGTTACTCAAATAAAGAGAAAAGATCACATAATATGGTGGTTTGCAAACCAAAACACTCTGAACAACAAGATCCTACTGGCTGAAATAAATGCTGCTGTTGTTAATCAAATTCATCATGATGAGCCATTTCGAGACAGATTGCAGTTGGATTACAAGACTGGATCTCTTCTAATCAAGAACATCAGCATCAAAAACTCTGGAGTTTATCTACTACAGATTGTCTGTCCCGTCAGCAAAGTGAAGTCAACAGAATATCATGTCACTGTTTATG ctcGTCTCCCCATTCCCGTCATCATCAGAGACTCTTCTCAATGTTCTTCAAgctctaaatgtgtgttggtgtgttcagtggtgaatgtgacacacgtgactctctcctggtacaaaggaaacagtttattgtcctccatcagtgtgtctgatctcaacagcagtctctctctacctctggagGTGGAATATCAGGAGAACAACATCTACAGTTGTGTAGTGTCCAATTCATTCACCAACCTGACCAAACATCTCAACATTACTGAAGTCTGTCAGCCGTGTGAAA ATCCAAGACCACTTTTATATCTTTTAGCACTGATCCCAGCTGTTCTGGCAGCCATAGGTGGGATATGTTTATACCTGATTTATGGAAAGCAAAGAAAAGTGG GAAGCTGTTGCAGAACATCAACCAGTAGTTCACTGTCTAGTATAGTGTCTTCGTTACCTTAG
- the LOC127641010 gene encoding uncharacterized protein LOC127641010 encodes MSMWSFVVFYICVYGVFGVDTDEVKSVSVMEGDSVTLHTDVTEVQRDDQIIWRFGPENARIAEIYKLNSPKYDRIERFRDNLVLDRRTGSLTIRNINKSATQGHHTRDLTITVYTPVTTATVSRSSLLREGETSGNMNDFSTGQSQTASRLPIPVIIIRDSSQCSSSSECVLVCSVVTHVTLSWYKGNSLLSSISVSDLNSSLSLPLEVEYQENNIYSCVVSNSFTNLTKHLNISEDCQTCSEFHCCSATEAVVRLVISALVGVAALALVVYEFKFREAGEESAAITAHLMALLLKNSEFTV; translated from the exons ATGTCCATGTGGAGTTTCGTCGTGTTTTACATCTGTGTTTACG gtgtgtttggtgttgatACAGATGAAGTGAAGtcagtgtcagtgatggagggagattctgtcactctacacactgATGTTACTGAAGTACAGAGAGATGATCAGATAATCTGGAGGTTCGGACCTGAAAATGCACGCATTGCTGAAATCTATAAACTCAATAGCCCTAAATATGATAGAATCGAGAGATTCAGAGACAATCTAGTGCTGGACAGAAGGACTGGATCTCTCACTATCAGAAACATCAACAAA TCAGCAACACAAGGACATCACACAAGAGATCTCACAATCACTGTCTATA CTCCTGTTACAACAGCTACTGTCAGTAGGAGCTCACTATTGAGAGAAGGTGAAACTTCAG GCAATATGAACGACTTCTCAACTGGCCAATCACAGACTGCTT CTCGTCTCCCGATTCCCGTCATCATCATCAGAGACTCTTCTCAATGTTCTTCAAGCTCtgaatgtgtgttggtgtgttcagtggtgaCACACgtgactctctcctggtacaaaggaaacagtttattgtcctccatcagtgtgtctgatctcaacagcagtctctctctacctctggagGTGGAATATCAGGAGAACAACATCTACAGTTGTGTAGTGTCCAATTCATTCACCAACCTGACCAAACATCTCAACATTTCTGAAGACTGTCAGACGTGTTCAG AGTTCCACTGTTGCAGTGCTACTGAAGCTGTGGTGCGATTGGTCATCTCTGCTCTGGTGGGTGTGGCTGCTCTGGCTCTAGTGGTTTATGAATTCAAATTTAGAGAAGCAGGAGAAGAGAGTGCAGCAATCACAGCACACTTGATGGCGCTGTTGTTGAAAAACAGTGAATTTACAGTGTGA